The DNA segment GGCTTCAGAAGACTGCGCCATGAATCTGGATAGTTTGGACGTTTTTTTAAAGCGGGTGGGAGAATTTTCCTTCTGCGTGTCCGGCATGGCTTTTCAGGATGTCTGGAATCTGGAACTGGAGCGGCTGCGGGACTGTTTTATCCATGTGGTAAGCCCCGATGCGCGGATTATACCCTTTTGCGCCTATAATTTGACCGACAGGGAGGGCCGGCCTCTTTACCGTCCCGGCTGGCAGCTTCCGCAGCCCTCGTGAGCGGGAAGGGCATCGCCAAAACCCCGCTGGAGGCCTGGATCATGCAAAAAATCGGGGTAAACGCTCCATCCCTGACCAGGGAACACATCCAGCAGTATCAGCTGCACAAGCTGCGGCAAGTCATCCGGTCAGCCAGGGAACACAGCCCGTTTTACCGCAGGTTGTTCAAGGGCCTGGCAGCGAGAGACCTCGGCCGCCTGTCTGATTTAGGCTGTTTTCCCTTTACTTCTGCTGCTGACATCCGGCAGCAGGGCCTGCAGTTTCTGACTGTGTCCCAGGGGGAAATCAGCCGGGTGGTGACAATGGACACTTCCGGCACCGCCGGACAACCCAAGCGTCTGTATTTTACTCCTTCGGATCAGGAGTTGACCGTTGATTTTTTTCAGCAAGGCATGTCCGGTTTAGTGACATCCGGCCAAAAAGTCTTGGTTTTGCTGCCGGGAGAACGCAACGGCAGCGTGGGGTCGCTCTTGGCCGCCGCTCTCAACCGGCTGGGGGCGGAACCCGTTCTCCACGGCGCGGTAACCAACCTGCCGGACACCTTGGCCCTTATGATGCGGCAACAGGCAGACTCCCTGGTCGGCATCCCGGCCCAGGTCCTGGCGTTAGCCCACTATGGGGAGAATAAGGGTTATTCCGTTCGGTTAAAGAGCCTGCTGCTCAGCACGGATCATGTTCCGGCGGCTGTTTCCCGGGAATTGGAGCGAATCTGGGGCTGCCGGGTCTTCCAGCATTACGGCATGACTGAAATGGGTCTGGGCGGAGGCCTGGACTGCGAAGCCCACGCTGGTTACCATTTGCGGGAAGCCGATTTATATTTTGAAATTATTGATCCTCTCACCGGAGAGTCTGTACCGGCAGGACAGGAAGGCGAGGTAGTGTTCACCACCCTGACCCGCCAGGGAATGCCTCTCATCCGCTACCGCACAGGGGACCTTTCCCGCTTTTTGACGGAACCATGCCCTTGCGGCACAGTGCTGCGGCGTTTGGAGCCCATTGCGGCCAGGACCGGCAGCCGGATTCTGACTGCCGGGAACCGGTCTTTTTCCCTGGCGGATCTGGATGAAGCCCTCTTTGACCTGCCCGGCTTGATTGGCTTCACCGCCGCAGTGGATGACCGGCAAAGGGCCGCCAAGCTGAGGATTACAGCTATGACGGCGGGACAGGACAGGGAAGCTGCAAAGCGCAGCATAGAAGCGGCCCTGCGTCAGGTGCCGGCAATATGCGGCTCCCGTCGGGATCGCACGTTGAAAGTAACGATGGAAATCAGTCTCCAGGGAGATACGCTTTTCCCCGGTACTGCCAAGAGAATCATCAGGGAGTTGAATCAGTCGGATGGAAGCCAGGATGATCTATCTTTGCCGGCACGGGAAAATTCAATTGGCGGATGAGCGGCGGCGCTATATCGGGCAGCTGGACTTGCCGCTAAGCGAACCGGGC comes from the Acetonema longum DSM 6540 genome and includes:
- a CDS encoding DVU_1553 family AMP-dependent CoA ligase, which encodes MSGKGIAKTPLEAWIMQKIGVNAPSLTREHIQQYQLHKLRQVIRSAREHSPFYRRLFKGLAARDLGRLSDLGCFPFTSAADIRQQGLQFLTVSQGEISRVVTMDTSGTAGQPKRLYFTPSDQELTVDFFQQGMSGLVTSGQKVLVLLPGERNGSVGSLLAAALNRLGAEPVLHGAVTNLPDTLALMMRQQADSLVGIPAQVLALAHYGENKGYSVRLKSLLLSTDHVPAAVSRELERIWGCRVFQHYGMTEMGLGGGLDCEAHAGYHLREADLYFEIIDPLTGESVPAGQEGEVVFTTLTRQGMPLIRYRTGDLSRFLTEPCPCGTVLRRLEPIAARTGSRILTAGNRSFSLADLDEALFDLPGLIGFTAAVDDRQRAAKLRITAMTAGQDREAAKRSIEAALRQVPAICGSRRDRTLKVTMEISLQGDTLFPGTAKRIIRELNQSDGSQDDLSLPARENSIGG